A genomic segment from Thermus caldifontis encodes:
- a CDS encoding CBS domain-containing protein encodes MTVRQVLLRKGVGVYSVHPQATVLEALRKLAEHDIGALLVMEGDRLLGVFSERDYARKLVLLGRFSKDTRVEEVMTREVVTVTPETSLEEAMRLMTEHRMRHLPVLEEGKVVGVVSIGDAVKAIITEQEVLIEELSRYVMENR; translated from the coding sequence ATGACCGTTCGTCAGGTCCTGTTGCGCAAGGGGGTAGGGGTTTATAGCGTCCACCCCCAGGCCACGGTGTTGGAGGCCCTCAGGAAGCTGGCCGAGCACGACATCGGGGCCCTTTTGGTCATGGAGGGGGACAGGCTTCTTGGCGTCTTCTCCGAGCGGGACTATGCCCGGAAACTGGTCCTCCTGGGCCGGTTTTCCAAGGACACCCGGGTGGAGGAGGTCATGACCCGTGAGGTGGTCACCGTGACCCCCGAGACCTCCCTGGAGGAGGCCATGCGCCTGATGACCGAACACCGCATGCGGCACCTTCCGGTTCTGGAGGAAGGCAAGGTGGTGGGCGTGGTCTCCATCGGGGATGCGGTCAAGGCCATTATCACCGAGCAGGAGGTCCTGATTGAGGAGCTTTCCCGTTACGTGATGGAGAACCGCTAA
- a CDS encoding universal stress protein — MRILLATDGSPQARGAEVLAEWLCYKLSAKLVALYVRDSRLIRALELLDFGALTVPVPAHREELEKALSAYGEALLERIRKSAEEAGLQVEVSMETGLPPEVILRHARTADLLVMGRSGEAHGGSFVGLGSTVDRVLRTSPTPVLVAPTDYVEIEGAILGYNASESAVRALHTLALLAKPLGLSVRVVSVHEDPVQAGAWALEAQSYLQDQGIRVESLAFSGDPAEHLLSLQTPLDLLALGAPVRRLVLGSTAEHVVRHAVGPVLTVR, encoded by the coding sequence ATGAGGATTCTTCTGGCCACGGATGGCTCGCCCCAGGCCCGGGGGGCGGAGGTGTTGGCGGAGTGGCTTTGTTACAAGCTTTCCGCCAAGCTGGTGGCCCTGTATGTGCGGGACTCCCGCCTCATCCGGGCGTTGGAGCTCCTGGACTTCGGGGCCCTTACCGTTCCCGTGCCGGCCCATCGGGAAGAGCTAGAAAAAGCTCTTTCCGCCTATGGCGAGGCGTTATTGGAGCGCATCCGTAAAAGCGCTGAGGAGGCGGGGCTTCAGGTGGAGGTCTCAATGGAAACCGGGTTGCCCCCCGAGGTGATCCTGCGCCACGCCCGCACCGCAGACCTTCTGGTCATGGGCCGGAGCGGGGAGGCCCACGGGGGTAGCTTCGTGGGGTTAGGGAGCACCGTGGATAGGGTTCTGAGGACCTCGCCCACTCCAGTTTTGGTAGCTCCCACCGACTACGTGGAGATAGAGGGGGCCATCCTGGGCTATAACGCTTCGGAAAGCGCAGTGCGGGCTTTGCACACCCTAGCCCTTCTGGCCAAGCCCCTGGGGCTTTCGGTGCGGGTGGTGAGCGTCCACGAGGATCCTGTGCAGGCGGGGGCTTGGGCCCTCGAGGCCCAGTCGTACCTGCAGGATCAAGGGATCCGGGTGGAATCCTTGGCCTTTTCGGGCGATCCCGCTGAGCATCTTTTGTCCCTGCAAACCCCCTTGGATCTCTTGGCCTTGGGAGCGCCGGTGCGCCGCCTGGTCCTGGGGAGCACCGCCGAACACGTGGTGCGCCACGCGGTGGGGCCGGTGCTCACCGTGCGATAA
- a CDS encoding MFS transporter yields the protein MLPLLLAWLHTVNDLFSNFLTPLLPKLMAHFGVGLGTVGLLVSVYSLTGSLLQPLAGLIADRMDRRLLAALGPVLVALGMGSLGLWPRFEALLLVLGLAGLGSALFHASGASLVGEFAPKERRGFWLSFFGSAGYLGLSLGPVVALFAVGAWGLMGLVWLTPLALLPALLLLRLPPVRRQGKPAGFRDFLRVFRGDVARLWGMATLRSLVFMSFSTTLPYWFTQRALSDAYIALSLSTYSFSATLGAFLGGTLSDRLGRKAVLVGTLAFGLPLYLGLLLLPPGGASYLVLLALTGALMNAGIPVAVALAQELEPGQTATVSGLLMGFTWGFAGLFYAPIGHLIEVFGVMPVLLALGVLILPAWALAQGVREPGLARGGGR from the coding sequence GTGCTGCCGCTTCTCCTGGCCTGGCTCCACACGGTCAACGACCTCTTCTCCAACTTCCTCACCCCCCTTTTGCCCAAGCTGATGGCCCACTTCGGCGTGGGCCTGGGCACGGTGGGGCTTTTGGTGTCCGTGTACTCCCTCACCGGGAGCCTTCTTCAGCCCTTGGCAGGCCTGATCGCTGACCGCATGGACCGGAGGCTTCTGGCGGCCTTGGGGCCGGTGCTGGTGGCCCTGGGTATGGGTTCTTTGGGCCTGTGGCCCCGGTTTGAGGCGCTCCTTTTGGTCCTGGGGCTTGCTGGCTTGGGTTCGGCCCTTTTTCACGCCTCGGGGGCCAGCCTGGTGGGGGAGTTCGCCCCCAAGGAGCGGAGGGGGTTTTGGCTTTCCTTTTTTGGTTCGGCGGGTTACCTGGGCCTCTCCTTGGGGCCGGTGGTGGCCCTTTTTGCCGTGGGCGCCTGGGGGCTTATGGGCCTAGTGTGGTTAACCCCGCTTGCCTTGTTGCCGGCCCTGCTCCTCCTGCGCCTGCCCCCGGTGCGACGGCAAGGAAAGCCCGCAGGCTTTAGGGACTTTCTGAGGGTCTTTCGCGGGGATGTGGCCCGGCTATGGGGGATGGCCACCTTGCGGAGCCTGGTGTTTATGAGCTTTTCCACCACCTTGCCCTACTGGTTTACCCAAAGGGCCCTCTCCGATGCCTACATCGCCTTAAGCCTGTCCACGTACAGTTTCTCCGCCACCTTGGGCGCCTTCCTGGGGGGTACCCTCTCGGACCGCCTTGGGCGGAAGGCGGTTTTGGTGGGGACCCTGGCTTTTGGGCTTCCCCTGTATCTGGGCCTTCTTCTCCTGCCCCCCGGAGGTGCCTCCTACCTGGTGCTTTTGGCCCTGACCGGGGCCTTGATGAACGCGGGCATTCCGGTGGCCGTGGCCTTGGCCCAGGAGCTGGAACCCGGCCAGACGGCCACGGTTTCAGGGCTTCTCATGGGCTTTACCTGGGGTTTTGCCGGGCTTTTCTACGCCCCCATCGGGCACCTGATAGAGGTGTTTGGCGTGATGCCGGTTCTCCTGGCCCTAGGGGTCTTGATCCTGCCCGCCTGGGCCTTGGCCCAAGGGGTAAGGGAGCCGGGCTTGGCTCGGGGCGGGGGGCGTTAA